The genomic stretch ACAATCCGGTCCTAAAAATTGTCAGCCGGACCGTGCCTTTCGACAGCAATTTGCAGAACCTGTTCAGGGTGGATGTTAAGCCAACAGACTCAATTGTTTTTGATTTCCCGGAAGATACTGCTGAAGTCGATTACGACCCTTATGGATTTATTCCATTGGAAAAAAGGCCTGAATTCCCGGGTGGTGAAATTGAACTTGCCAGATTTTTAAAAGCCAATATCGTTTATCCTGAGCCTGAAAGAAGTTATGATGTTCAGGGAGTAGTGGTCGTGGCCTTTGTGGTTGAAAAAGATGGCTCTTTATCAGATATTCACGTTGTTAAATCTGTTTCACCAAATATTGACCATGAAGCAGTAAGGGTAGTCAGCAAAATGCCACGCTGGACACCCGGTATCCAAAGAGACAAGCCTGTCA from Sphingobacteriales bacterium encodes the following:
- a CDS encoding TonB family protein: MKPKKSKHADEERMRGIFFKLGLICSMTVVILAFTWSSRDSKDISLQNNFNYAEAEEITDVTWQKPQKPLVINNPVLKIVSRTVPFDSNLQNLFRVDVKPTDSIVFDFPEDTAEVDYDPYGFIPLEKRPEFPGGEIELARFLKANIVYPEPERSYDVQGVVVVAFVVEKDGSLSDIHVVKSVSPNIDHEAVRVVSKMPRWTPGIQRDKPVKAGFHLPIRFTIVH